A DNA window from Mucilaginibacter xinganensis contains the following coding sequences:
- a CDS encoding methyltransferase RsmF C-terminal domain-like protein — MNEYNFPENFLDSLNEEPGFDRENFVAAHENIISPTSIRINPFKESILKTNEQVPWCAEGYYLDSRPSFTFDPLFHSGCYYVQEASSMFIDHILKYTRTNKDEPIKVLDLCAAPGGKSTLINSAITSTDLLVSNEIIKTRVPVLCDNLNRWGTANTIVSNNDPRDFSRITGFFDTILVDAPCSGSGMFRKDAAAMNEWSEANVNLCRQRQERILADVYPALKEDGHLIYSTCSYSYQENEEIVDWLCREFNMESVRIPIYKEWGIVETVSPEHKAWGYRFYPGKVKGEGLFAACLKKKQETDELPVFKTKGHQKLALQEIELIKQYIKEPDAYYYNKVNDDWLAIGRAHKESLDTLQRHLYIKKSGVRIGKLMGNDLIPDHELALSLYINKDKVLQTELNINQAIQFLRRDNIEINTTDKGWSLMNFEGHALGWAKLLPNRINNYFPKELRILANAPSSSL, encoded by the coding sequence ATGAACGAATACAATTTCCCCGAAAATTTTCTTGATTCATTAAATGAAGAGCCCGGATTTGACCGCGAAAATTTCGTAGCGGCACACGAAAACATTATATCACCTACATCTATCCGTATAAATCCTTTTAAAGAATCAATATTAAAAACCAACGAACAAGTACCCTGGTGCGCCGAAGGTTACTATCTGGATAGCCGCCCATCGTTTACTTTTGATCCACTTTTTCATTCAGGATGTTATTATGTACAGGAAGCATCATCAATGTTTATTGATCATATTCTTAAATATACCAGGACAAATAAAGATGAACCCATAAAGGTACTTGACCTTTGCGCTGCACCTGGCGGTAAGAGCACACTCATCAATTCCGCTATTACCAGCACTGATCTTTTAGTATCAAACGAAATTATAAAAACCCGTGTACCTGTTTTGTGCGATAACCTTAACCGATGGGGCACAGCTAATACGATAGTAAGTAATAATGACCCACGGGATTTTAGCAGGATTACCGGTTTTTTTGACACCATACTGGTTGACGCTCCCTGTTCCGGCTCAGGAATGTTCAGGAAAGATGCTGCAGCTATGAATGAATGGTCTGAAGCAAACGTAAACTTGTGCCGCCAGCGGCAGGAACGGATATTAGCAGATGTTTACCCTGCGTTAAAAGAAGACGGACACCTTATATATAGTACCTGCTCCTATTCATACCAGGAGAACGAGGAAATTGTGGATTGGCTGTGCCGCGAGTTTAATATGGAAAGTGTACGTATACCTATATATAAGGAGTGGGGAATTGTGGAAACAGTATCGCCGGAGCATAAAGCCTGGGGTTACCGTTTTTATCCGGGCAAGGTAAAAGGGGAGGGCTTATTTGCCGCCTGCCTTAAAAAAAAGCAGGAAACAGATGAATTGCCTGTATTTAAAACAAAAGGCCATCAAAAATTAGCGTTGCAGGAAATCGAACTCATTAAGCAATATATCAAGGAACCCGACGCCTACTATTATAATAAGGTGAACGACGACTGGCTGGCGATAGGCCGCGCGCATAAAGAAAGCCTGGATACCTTGCAGCGCCACCTGTATATCAAAAAATCAGGCGTACGCATTGGCAAGCTTATGGGAAACGATCTGATACCTGATCATGAGCTGGCGTTGAGTTTATATATTAATAAGGATAAGGTATTACAAACCGAGCTGAATATAAACCAGGCAATCCAATTCTTGCGTCGTGATAACATCGAAATCAACACGACAGATAAAGGCTGGAGCCTGATGAACTTTGAGGGCCATGCGCTGGGATG
- a CDS encoding SMI1/KNR4 family protein, with amino-acid sequence MKNTLQEISKLAIRLDEFVFTSEQKKLEWLGQAPASLEEIEVAEDRLGIQFPESYKDFLLITNGFLTPRDSTEPTFQKVDEIDHLKSIDTFLLEVWNEGTLAEVGEQLKKAIVVAGINDEQYFFLIPPSPSYDKWQYWKFANWIPGEQRYETLANYFDSVLDFLKS; translated from the coding sequence ATGAAGAATACACTTCAAGAGATATCTAAACTTGCTATCCGATTAGATGAATTTGTATTTACGAGCGAACAAAAAAAGTTAGAATGGTTAGGACAGGCTCCTGCTTCATTGGAAGAAATAGAAGTAGCAGAAGATAGATTAGGAATTCAATTTCCGGAGTCTTATAAAGACTTTCTTCTAATAACTAATGGATTTCTCACACCCAGAGATTCTACTGAACCCACATTTCAAAAAGTTGACGAAATAGATCACTTAAAAAGTATTGATACTTTTTTACTTGAAGTTTGGAATGAAGGAACGCTGGCCGAGGTTGGTGAACAATTAAAAAAGGCTATTGTAGTCGCTGGTATTAATGATGAGCAATATTTTTTCCTGATACCACCCAGTCCTTCATACGATAAATGGCAGTACTGGAAATTCGCAAATTGGATTCCCGGCGAACAACGCTACGAAACTCTAGCGAACTACTTTGATTCAGTTTTAGATTTCTTGAAAAGTTAA
- a CDS encoding DUF6807 domain-containing protein, with amino-acid sequence MITRLTKLGFAMAIVTLPIAATAQKSEPVKVAKSATENKVDISIGGKPFTSFLYPGSLEKPVLFPLRAASGTVVTRGFPLTPNPGEPTDHPHHIGIWFNFENLNGLDFWNNSYAIPANKKSQYGWIRTDKIIEATGGKTGILAYHANWTNQQKDVILEETTRFEFSGDKNQRIIDRVTTLKANVDAVFKDAKDGLLGLRLAHELQMPTIEDQQFTDDKGNVTIVKGGTDHIANGNYITSAGKTGNDAWSSRGVWCKVYGKMGTDSVSIAIIDHPKNPTYPTFWHARGYGLFAANPLGEKVFTNGKSERNLSLKKGESVTFRYRIVISNGERTMSSAELNEIAEGFGR; translated from the coding sequence ATGATAACCAGGTTAACCAAATTAGGATTTGCCATGGCAATAGTCACGCTACCTATCGCTGCGACTGCGCAAAAAAGCGAGCCAGTAAAAGTGGCAAAATCAGCAACGGAAAATAAAGTGGATATTTCGATAGGCGGAAAGCCCTTTACCAGCTTCCTTTATCCCGGCAGTTTGGAAAAGCCGGTTCTGTTTCCGCTTCGAGCAGCAAGCGGTACGGTTGTTACCCGTGGATTTCCGCTTACACCCAACCCGGGAGAACCAACCGACCATCCGCACCATATTGGTATCTGGTTTAATTTTGAAAACCTGAACGGCCTTGATTTCTGGAACAATTCATATGCAATACCTGCAAACAAAAAGAGCCAATACGGCTGGATCCGCACCGATAAAATTATTGAAGCAACCGGTGGGAAAACCGGTATACTAGCGTATCACGCTAACTGGACAAACCAGCAAAAGGACGTAATTTTAGAAGAAACCACCCGCTTTGAATTTAGCGGGGACAAAAACCAGCGGATAATTGACCGGGTTACTACTTTGAAAGCAAACGTTGATGCTGTTTTTAAAGATGCTAAAGATGGCTTGCTCGGCTTACGCTTGGCACATGAGTTGCAAATGCCAACTATAGAAGACCAACAATTTACCGATGACAAAGGCAACGTAACCATAGTTAAAGGCGGCACGGACCATATAGCCAATGGCAATTACATAACCAGCGCCGGCAAAACAGGCAACGATGCCTGGAGCAGCCGGGGAGTATGGTGTAAGGTTTATGGCAAAATGGGCACCGACTCGGTAAGCATAGCTATAATTGATCATCCCAAAAATCCAACCTATCCTACATTTTGGCATGCCCGGGGTTACGGCTTATTTGCAGCCAATCCATTGGGTGAGAAAGTGTTTACTAATGGTAAGTCCGAAAGGAATTTAAGTTTGAAAAAAGGGGAGTCGGTGACATTTAGGTATAGGATTGTGATAAGTAATGGTGAAAGGACGATGAGCAGCGCCGAGCTAAATGAAATTGCTGAAGGATTTGGCAGGTAG
- a CDS encoding Gfo/Idh/MocA family protein, whose translation MEESRRKFIRQASLVGAGMLLAKNSWSAKSYKRIIGANDRVRVGVIGFSDRHKSSHIPSFMNHYKELNFEVVGVSDIWKRRREEGAAIWKEKMQNDVKAFRNNEELYDSKTVDAVFISTADFQHARHAIEAVKAGCDAYVEKPFAETMEDNRAALKAVKESGKIVQIGSQRRSGANYHAANDFIRSGKFGPITMVELTWNVNQPGRWRRPELLGVLKETDTDWKRFIMNRPYEPFDPRIYLEYRLFWPYSSGLPGQWMSHQIDTVHWFTGLKHPRSVVANGGIYVWKDGRRNWDTILAAFDYGPLDDLSTGFQVTFGSRMHNGDEHPAEIYYSNGGELNLNTNTVSPTGGLTQKMASAMNMQANLLPEVSLANTEKVVASANTGGDVLTSNHVRNWMECVRSRKQPNAPVEAGYSHSIANIMTNAAVHTGYKATFDEKTQEVMANGKIFKY comes from the coding sequence ATGGAAGAATCACGTCGTAAATTTATAAGGCAGGCCTCGTTGGTAGGGGCCGGGATGTTGCTCGCCAAAAACAGCTGGAGTGCTAAAAGTTATAAACGCATCATTGGCGCTAATGACAGGGTACGCGTGGGTGTTATCGGATTTTCCGACAGGCACAAAAGCTCACATATCCCCAGCTTTATGAACCACTACAAGGAACTTAATTTTGAAGTGGTTGGCGTATCAGATATCTGGAAAAGGCGCAGGGAAGAAGGCGCCGCCATCTGGAAAGAAAAAATGCAAAATGATGTAAAGGCATTTCGCAATAACGAAGAATTATATGACAGCAAAACCGTTGATGCTGTATTTATCAGCACTGCCGATTTTCAGCATGCCCGCCATGCAATTGAAGCCGTAAAAGCCGGTTGTGATGCCTACGTTGAAAAGCCTTTTGCCGAAACCATGGAAGATAACCGTGCAGCCCTTAAAGCTGTTAAGGAGTCGGGTAAAATTGTGCAGATAGGTTCGCAACGCAGAAGTGGCGCCAATTACCATGCCGCCAATGACTTTATCCGCTCAGGCAAGTTTGGCCCCATTACCATGGTTGAGCTTACCTGGAACGTTAACCAGCCTGGGCGCTGGCGCCGACCCGAACTCTTAGGCGTATTAAAAGAAACCGATACCGATTGGAAACGTTTTATTATGAACCGCCCGTACGAGCCATTTGATCCGCGGATCTATTTAGAATACCGGTTATTCTGGCCGTACTCGTCAGGCTTGCCCGGACAATGGATGAGCCACCAAATTGATACCGTGCATTGGTTTACCGGACTTAAACATCCCCGCAGCGTTGTTGCCAACGGCGGTATTTATGTTTGGAAGGATGGGCGCAGGAATTGGGATACCATTTTAGCTGCTTTTGATTATGGCCCGCTGGATGATCTGTCAACCGGTTTCCAGGTTACATTTGGTTCCCGGATGCATAACGGTGATGAGCATCCTGCAGAGATCTACTATTCAAATGGCGGTGAGTTAAACCTTAATACCAATACCGTTTCGCCAACCGGCGGCTTAACCCAAAAAATGGCTTCAGCCATGAATATGCAAGCCAACCTGTTGCCGGAAGTTAGCCTGGCAAATACCGAAAAAGTGGTAGCATCGGCAAATACGGGCGGCGATGTGCTTACTTCAAACCATGTGCGCAACTGGATGGAATGCGTGCGCAGCCGTAAACAACCCAATGCGCCTGTGGAAGCGGGGTACAGCCACTCCATAGCTAACATTATGACCAACGCTGCTGTACATACCGGTTACAAGGCCACCTTTGATGAAAAAACACAGGAAGTGATGGCGAATGGTAAAATATTTAAATATTGA
- a CDS encoding TonB-dependent receptor, with product MKRYLILILFLCISASVTFAQTLRGTVTDAYTHEALAGVTICNSDSSSAMSKAFAKTNNAGKFEISTAGISQLKFVIIGYTNKIIDLKNGADDNGLSVAMEPSILDLQPVIVTASREKQPRREAPIAITQINATQIKDTKAAALYQLLNKVAGVYMVNLGNEQHTMAIRQPITYNALYLYMEDGLPIRPTGIFNHNSLYEINMSGIKDIEVIKGPSSSLYGSNSIGGAVNFITQGPPTGYAADLSVQGDNYHYKRVDAGGGFTSGKVGLYAGGYIAHQKDSWQDYSDFDKYSGNIKTTYEFDSATKLTTEASYNNLDTQTPGSLDSAHFYSRSYGSNQRFTYRKVNAFRASSRLDHKWNDKSSTFFTGFFRNNSTAQLPSYYISDVRDASGKYLSSNGQVNDLKFQSYGLLTQHRTDFDFLHSRLIVGAYLDDSPSSYYAQFLDIKKDLANNYYTNFTNTGKYIDQYKIRLFNTAAYTQYEIKPAEALRIVMGLRYDRVHYNLDNGLPVGQTKYKQQERNDFNIVAPKLGLTYDLGRNSGFYANYSVGFQPPETTDLYSSRQQVTLKQATFDNYEIGGWFSAFDKKLYAEISLYDLEGHNEIINQLLPDNTTQNENAGATRHRGIEYSLTYAPVQALTFRFSGTNAKHTYVDYSEVATNYATGQSYSINYNGKRMNNAPSWIVNSELTYKPFYLPGFRILAEWQHIDKYYTNPANTKTYSGYDIYNLRLGYDFKQDILKGAGIWFNVLNLTNKLYATTVTSNQYGDTYNAAPPRVFSLGISYSISKY from the coding sequence ATGAAACGATATTTAATCCTGATTCTTTTTTTATGTATATCTGCGTCAGTTACATTCGCCCAAACGCTAAGGGGAACCGTTACTGATGCCTATACGCACGAAGCCTTGGCTGGTGTAACCATCTGTAATTCTGATAGCAGCAGTGCGATGTCAAAAGCTTTTGCGAAAACAAATAACGCTGGTAAGTTTGAGATTTCAACCGCCGGCATCAGCCAGCTAAAATTTGTCATTATTGGTTATACCAATAAGATAATCGATTTAAAAAATGGTGCAGACGATAATGGGTTAAGCGTCGCGATGGAACCTTCAATACTTGACCTGCAACCGGTAATAGTAACCGCGAGTCGTGAAAAGCAGCCACGTCGGGAAGCGCCTATTGCTATAACACAGATAAACGCCACCCAGATAAAAGACACTAAAGCAGCTGCCCTGTATCAGTTGCTGAATAAGGTTGCCGGAGTTTATATGGTAAACCTGGGGAATGAGCAGCACACTATGGCCATCCGTCAGCCTATTACCTATAACGCGCTGTACCTATACATGGAGGATGGGCTGCCTATTCGGCCCACCGGAATCTTTAATCATAATTCGTTATACGAGATCAACATGTCTGGCATAAAAGATATCGAGGTTATTAAAGGCCCGTCGTCATCATTATACGGCAGTAACTCAATTGGGGGTGCGGTTAATTTTATAACCCAGGGCCCGCCAACAGGGTATGCAGCAGATCTGTCTGTACAGGGCGATAATTATCACTACAAAAGAGTGGATGCTGGTGGTGGTTTTACATCGGGCAAAGTTGGCTTGTATGCCGGCGGATACATTGCCCATCAGAAAGATAGCTGGCAGGATTACTCCGATTTTGATAAGTACTCGGGTAACATTAAAACCACTTATGAGTTTGATAGTGCTACCAAACTCACAACCGAAGCATCCTACAATAACCTGGACACGCAGACACCGGGCAGCCTGGATAGCGCACATTTTTACAGCCGAAGCTATGGCAGCAATCAGCGCTTTACTTATCGCAAAGTAAATGCTTTCAGGGCCAGCTCGCGGCTTGATCATAAGTGGAATGACAAAAGCAGCACTTTCTTTACCGGATTTTTCAGGAATAACTCCACCGCTCAATTGCCAAGCTATTATATTTCTGACGTACGTGACGCCAGCGGTAAATATCTTAGTTCGAACGGGCAGGTGAATGACTTGAAATTTCAAAGCTACGGCCTGCTTACCCAGCACCGCACAGATTTTGATTTTTTACACTCACGGTTGATTGTTGGCGCTTACCTGGATGATAGTCCAAGTTCCTATTACGCGCAGTTTTTGGATATTAAAAAAGATTTAGCCAATAACTATTATACAAATTTTACCAATACAGGTAAATATATTGATCAGTACAAGATAAGGCTCTTTAACACGGCTGCTTACACGCAATATGAGATAAAGCCTGCCGAAGCTTTACGGATAGTAATGGGGTTAAGGTATGACCGTGTGCATTATAATTTAGATAACGGCCTGCCTGTTGGCCAAACCAAATACAAGCAACAGGAAAGAAATGATTTTAATATAGTTGCACCTAAATTGGGCTTAACGTATGACCTTGGCAGAAACTCCGGCTTCTATGCCAATTACAGCGTAGGGTTCCAGCCGCCCGAAACTACCGACCTTTATAGCTCGCGCCAGCAGGTTACTTTAAAGCAAGCCACTTTTGATAACTACGAGATAGGAGGCTGGTTCTCTGCCTTCGATAAAAAACTATATGCGGAGATCAGCCTGTATGATCTTGAAGGGCATAACGAGATTATCAATCAGTTGCTACCGGATAATACTACTCAAAATGAAAATGCAGGAGCAACGCGGCACAGGGGGATTGAGTATTCGCTTACCTATGCGCCCGTGCAGGCGCTTACATTCAGGTTTAGCGGAACCAATGCAAAGCATACTTATGTTGATTATAGCGAGGTTGCCACCAATTATGCAACAGGCCAAAGTTATTCCATCAACTATAATGGTAAACGAATGAACAATGCGCCCTCATGGATAGTAAATTCAGAACTAACCTATAAGCCGTTTTATCTGCCGGGGTTTCGCATTTTGGCCGAGTGGCAGCATATTGATAAATATTACACCAACCCTGCAAATACCAAAACTTATTCCGGCTATGACATTTATAACCTGCGTTTAGGGTATGATTTTAAGCAGGATATTTTAAAGGGTGCGGGGATATGGTTTAACGTACTCAACTTAACCAATAAGCTGTATGCAACTACAGTAACCAGCAACCAATACGGCGATACTTATAATGCTGCGCCTCCCCGTGTTTTTAGTTTGGGCATCAGCTATTCAATTTCAAAATATTAA
- a CDS encoding PepSY-associated TM helix domain-containing protein — protein sequence MSVKSSFYKWHRVLGLIALVPVICWTLSGLSHPLMSNWFRPHIPVEVYNPPVQSKLTPRLSIQQVLDTNQITSLRNFRIVSFNHVVYYQVFGKDSVYNYFAANNGELLKNGDQQYAIWLARYFTQDSVSAIKSINLQKTFDGQYQPINHLLPVWKVSFSRPDGMDVYIETCQSRMGTFNNNSRKALLWLFEQLHTWNFLAALAGDTFRMVFLLTLVIVMFFSLLSGLVIYGLFWGKFKTAAQKRTKNGRDEKRIFQRYHRQVGLYVSLLMFTFVVSAAFHLFAKLYNTEHERPAYEQLIDRKELKLANLKLPVADSNVSRVGLAKFNGHTYYQVTDNKKAILYFDTQTGTELADGDKTYAAFLCNYYLPEDKEIKRVKGRLTISQVRQFDNEYGFINKRLPVQKVSYPGNGNWYIETTTAKLATKVNALDRAEGLSFIFLHKFFYMSWAGKDIRDIVSMLAASGVLAVALLGFASLIKNK from the coding sequence ATGTCAGTAAAATCAAGTTTCTATAAATGGCACAGAGTGTTGGGTTTGATAGCACTTGTACCGGTAATATGCTGGACGCTGAGCGGCCTTTCGCATCCACTCATGTCAAACTGGTTCAGGCCGCATATCCCGGTTGAAGTTTACAATCCTCCCGTTCAAAGCAAACTTACCCCCCGGTTGTCTATCCAACAAGTATTAGATACAAACCAAATTACCAGTTTGCGTAATTTCAGGATAGTAAGTTTTAACCATGTTGTTTATTACCAGGTTTTTGGGAAAGACAGCGTGTATAATTACTTTGCTGCAAATAATGGTGAATTATTAAAGAATGGCGATCAGCAGTATGCCATTTGGCTTGCGCGATATTTTACGCAGGATTCCGTATCGGCCATAAAATCAATCAACCTGCAAAAGACGTTTGATGGGCAATATCAGCCCATCAATCACCTGCTGCCGGTTTGGAAGGTGAGTTTTTCCAGGCCGGATGGCATGGATGTGTATATTGAAACCTGCCAAAGCCGTATGGGTACTTTTAATAACAATAGCCGTAAAGCGCTGTTATGGCTGTTTGAGCAATTGCATACCTGGAATTTCCTCGCAGCTTTGGCAGGAGATACATTCCGCATGGTTTTCTTATTAACGCTGGTAATTGTAATGTTCTTTTCGCTATTAAGTGGCTTGGTTATCTATGGGCTTTTTTGGGGAAAATTTAAAACAGCCGCACAAAAACGTACTAAAAATGGCAGGGATGAAAAACGTATTTTTCAACGGTACCACCGGCAGGTAGGGCTTTATGTTTCTTTGTTGATGTTCACCTTTGTCGTCAGTGCTGCCTTTCACCTGTTTGCCAAACTGTATAACACGGAGCACGAAAGGCCGGCTTATGAACAGCTTATCGATCGTAAAGAATTAAAACTGGCTAATTTGAAACTTCCTGTTGCTGACAGTAATGTAAGCAGGGTTGGTCTGGCTAAATTCAACGGGCACACTTATTACCAGGTTACTGATAACAAAAAGGCTATCCTGTATTTCGATACCCAAACAGGTACAGAATTAGCAGACGGGGATAAAACTTATGCTGCTTTTTTATGCAATTATTACCTGCCGGAAGACAAGGAAATAAAGCGGGTTAAAGGTAGGCTAACCATAAGTCAGGTTCGCCAATTTGATAACGAATATGGCTTTATCAATAAGCGGTTGCCGGTACAAAAAGTTAGTTACCCCGGCAACGGAAATTGGTATATCGAGACAACGACAGCCAAATTGGCAACCAAAGTAAATGCGTTAGATAGAGCAGAAGGACTTTCGTTTATATTTCTGCATAAATTTTTTTACATGAGCTGGGCCGGCAAAGATATTCGTGACATTGTTAGCATGCTGGCGGCATCAGGCGTGTTAGCTGTAGCGCTGCTTGGCTTTGCATCATTAATAAAAAATAAATAA
- a CDS encoding heavy metal-binding domain-containing protein has product MKKIATLIALAGLMGAISSCDHPVKQAGMSKEVKKNKSKYFCPMNTDITSDKPGICSKCGMELVERDTTK; this is encoded by the coding sequence ATGAAAAAAATAGCGACACTTATTGCTTTAGCCGGGCTGATGGGTGCAATTTCATCCTGCGATCACCCTGTAAAACAAGCCGGGATGAGCAAAGAAGTTAAAAAGAATAAGAGCAAATACTTTTGTCCCATGAATACTGATATCACATCAGATAAACCCGGTATCTGTTCCAAATGCGGAATGGAACTGGTGGAAAGAGACACTACGAAATAA
- a CDS encoding SDR family NAD(P)-dependent oxidoreductase has product MLFLHMKNYALVTGASSGIGREIALQLARLGYSLLLVSRNDAELAELAAFIEKEHQVKALWLAADLSTTIAPQQVADWCEYGSFKIEILINNAGYGLWGNFEDLSLEGQLNMINLNIDAQVALTHLLLPILKKEPQAYILNVASTAAYQAIPTLAVYAATKSFILSFSRALNFELKDTVVSVSCLSPGPTDTHFTRRAGLDALKELADKFNMLPAIVAKAAIHGMFNKKIEIIPGFLNAAGARLVLFLPKRLIEKIIGSVYKAPKR; this is encoded by the coding sequence ATGCTATTTTTGCATATGAAGAATTATGCATTGGTAACCGGAGCAAGCAGTGGGATTGGCCGTGAAATAGCGTTACAGCTTGCGCGCCTTGGCTATTCGCTATTATTAGTTTCGAGAAACGATGCTGAGCTTGCTGAATTGGCGGCATTTATCGAAAAGGAGCACCAGGTAAAAGCGCTGTGGCTGGCTGCTGATCTTTCAACCACTATAGCACCGCAACAGGTGGCCGACTGGTGCGAATATGGATCTTTCAAAATAGAAATTCTTATCAATAACGCAGGGTATGGCCTTTGGGGTAATTTTGAAGACTTAAGTCTGGAAGGTCAGCTAAACATGATTAATCTGAACATTGATGCGCAGGTGGCTTTAACCCATCTTTTACTCCCAATATTAAAAAAGGAGCCACAGGCTTATATTTTAAACGTAGCAAGCACGGCCGCCTATCAGGCTATACCAACGCTGGCGGTATACGCAGCTACAAAATCGTTTATTCTATCTTTTAGCCGTGCATTGAATTTTGAACTGAAAGATACTGTTGTTTCAGTTAGCTGCCTGAGCCCGGGCCCTACCGATACACACTTTACCCGTAGGGCAGGCCTCGACGCATTAAAAGAGCTGGCAGATAAATTTAATATGCTGCCCGCTATTGTTGCAAAAGCAGCAATCCATGGTATGTTTAATAAAAAGATTGAAATAATTCCCGGTTTTTTAAATGCGGCTGGTGCCCGGCTGGTTCTATTTTTGCCTAAGAGGCTCATAGAAAAGATTATTGGAAGTGTTTATAAAGCCCCCAAAAGGTAA
- a CDS encoding phytanoyl-CoA dioxygenase family protein, whose protein sequence is MSTYKKFTLGENLTVEQLHFFKEHGFIHFKNFITFETVKDIIHASEQVQRQWLNEGTAKVNGVPVKYGKDLDGSDIVQRFAFINQQHDLFSGLADDPRLEALLQLVGPGARLGTSEKDGMVFNHYVNGAQSAFTKMGWHTDGLRDIFHGIKLNPMLNVGIHLSNLKAEHGGLRVLPGTHRQSLYQMLFRKKYFIDNNADKHEVAIIPEAGDLTVHDGRLWHRVAQSTVIGEASRRRVIYLPIIVGRFEPKHAESRTVFYQKFAGLVK, encoded by the coding sequence ATGTCAACTTATAAAAAATTTACGCTCGGTGAAAACCTCACAGTTGAACAACTGCATTTTTTTAAGGAGCACGGATTTATTCATTTTAAAAACTTCATCACTTTTGAGACAGTTAAAGATATCATTCATGCATCAGAGCAGGTGCAGCGGCAATGGTTAAATGAAGGGACAGCGAAGGTTAACGGTGTGCCGGTTAAATATGGTAAAGATCTGGATGGCAGCGATATTGTACAGCGTTTCGCATTTATTAACCAGCAACATGACCTTTTCTCCGGCCTGGCAGATGACCCTCGCCTTGAAGCGCTGTTGCAGCTGGTTGGGCCCGGAGCACGACTCGGCACCAGCGAAAAAGACGGCATGGTATTTAATCATTATGTAAACGGCGCGCAAAGCGCTTTTACCAAAATGGGCTGGCACACGGATGGTCTGCGTGACATTTTCCATGGTATAAAGTTAAACCCTATGCTAAATGTGGGGATTCACTTAAGCAACCTTAAGGCTGAGCACGGCGGCTTGCGTGTACTTCCAGGCACCCACAGGCAAAGCCTATACCAAATGCTTTTCAGAAAAAAATATTTTATTGATAATAATGCAGATAAACATGAGGTAGCCATTATTCCCGAAGCGGGGGATCTTACCGTCCACGACGGTCGTTTATGGCACCGGGTGGCCCAATCAACAGTTATTGGCGAAGCAAGCAGGCGCAGGGTTATTTACCTTCCTATAATAGTTGGCAGGTTCGAACCTAAACATGCTGAAAGCCGTACTGTATTTTATCAAAAATTTGCGGGCCTGGTAAAATAA